Proteins from a single region of Macaca fascicularis isolate 582-1 chromosome 17, T2T-MFA8v1.1:
- the AKAP11 gene encoding A-kinase anchor protein 11 isoform X1 — protein MATFRNNHMKTKASIRKSFSEDVFQSVKSLLQSEKELCSVTAEDCLQQDEHASLTEVTFLGFNEETDATHVQDLAAVSLELPDLLNSLHFCSLNENEIICMKNINKPSDISSDPLNQSHPSGMLCVMRVSPTSPKLRIDFIFSLLSKYATGIRYTLDTFLHQKHQLETTDEDDDDTNQSVSSIEDDFVTAFEHLEEEETSKPYNDGMNITALRNQCDAASQTVTGHHLETHDLKILISSGQQKSLAKPSTSSVNVLGPKELPSVKTSVTTSISEPWTQRSFYRSSNASDKDSDLQKTFCSSSPAYSSESECSSPSPVIFLDEEGYQKSLKAKLELPKIPVMKDDIEDSDSEVSEFFDSFDQFDELEQTLETYLFNKDPVIGKSSQKKGHKHGKSCMNPQKFKFDHPALPANVRKPTPRKPESPYGNLCDAPDSPRPVKASGEDSGLFSPIRSSAFSPLGGCTPAECFCQTDIGGDRIHENLDSIYYTYEDYANNVSCEVLGSVLRTQHTNALSNIISIKHGENKTVTFKHGNLDQKNKSKNKSLMIKDSIQKFAADLVEKSFGSAFKDLQKGVSSCTNALCHLAIKLTSSVFQMAFNELRRQRAFSLKERAISGLANFLVSEALSNALKDLQYVKKQIFTNTVARFAADLAEELVFEGIMEVCQFSYPQTPASPRCGSFHFEDEVVKSYAKDLSESVIQEAFIELSQVDVTFTTKAAVSVSTDNIKYVSAESVVPSTQAVTFSPSFHNQAIMVTKPVQEYKKEYTVQQALFCTSGIVTSIPVPLAGSALLPYHISSTACQAKAHLSSDDSNSSGDSTQVHIATKNREEKAACLRNICLPSEHNPGNENDFKPTNDLEMQSSSKLPSDPAIISNFSAAMVHTIVNETLESMTSLEVTKMVDECTDYLTKSIKGKTPPFSHCGQAVLQCSEASSNKDMFADQLPKSIIKHSIDKSKSMIPNIDKNAVYKESLPVSGEESQLTPEKSPKFPGSHCSLSAGKDCVPECKVSMVHGSSLETLPSCPAVTGQKSDLKEPAKDQPLKKHNLNNTSLESLSFGQENPFPHSHTFSSTALTCVDGLHVEDKQKVRDGNVIPDTPPSTPLVPSQASSEWDIKKLTKKLKGELAKEFAPATPPSTPHNSSVGSLSENEQNSIEKEEFMLKLMRSLSEEVESSENGELPEVDVKSEHSGKKVQFAEALATHILSLATEMAASHLDNKIIQEPKVKSPCLNVQSQRSVSPTFLNPSDENLKTLCSFAGDLAAEVITEAEKIAKVRSCMLFKQKKNRCYADGDQDYKVEEKLDIEAVAHPREVDPFILSLPPSSCMSGLTYKYPSCESVTDEYAGHIIQILKQEGGNIELIMDQYANRLAYRSVKSGLQEAAKTTKVQCNSRMFPVPSSQVKTNELLMFSNKEHHQEADKKRQSKRNEDYFCKNQTCERTLDPCRNECSELYSFSASFVHSITKDAKEELTASLVGLPKSSTDSCLFEKSGCEGDKECHVKPELPKSLQPSSQSHRFYHSTGSLNGYGCGDNIVQAVEEYAKKVVDDTLELTLGSTVLRVSETTKSADRVTYAEKLSPLTGQACRYCDLKELHNCTGNSSQNFFRQGSLASSKLASNPKFSSHYQKSRIFHLNVPQIHVNLDKKAVLAEKIVAEAIEKAEQEVSSVSLAADSGIGQEGASFAESLATEIMTAAVTNVGHVVNSSKEIEDFQSAESVGSQQMNLSIGDDSTGSWSNLSFEDEHQDESSSFHHLSESNGNSSSWSSLGLEGDLYEDNLSFPTSDSDGPDDKDEEHEDEVEGLGQDGKTLLITNIDMEPCTVDPQLRIILQWLIASEAEVTELYFHDSANKEFMLLSKQLQEKGWKVGDLLQAVLQYYEVMEKASSEERCKSLFDWLLENA, from the exons ATGGCGACTTTCAGAAACAATCACATGAAGACTAAAGCATCTATCAGAAAA AGCTTCAGTGAAGATGTGTTCCAGTCTGTAAAGTCTTTATTGCAGAGTGAGAAGGAACTATGCAGTGTAACAGCAGAGGACTGTTTACAGCAGGATGAACATGCCAGTTTAACTGAG GTCACATTTCTGGGTTTTAATGAAGAGACAGATGCCACTCATGTACAG gaTTTAGCTGCAGTTTCTTTGGAACTTCCAGATCTTCTGAATTCACTCCACTTCTGCAgtctaaatgaaaatgaaattatttgtatGAAGAATATAAATAAACCATCAGATATAAGCAGTGATCCTCTAAATCAG AGTCATCCTTCTGGAATGCTTTGTGTCATGAGAGTGTCACCTACATCACCAAAACTTAGGATTGATTTTATCTTTAGTCTCCTAAGTAAATATGCTACTGGTATAAGGTACACCTTGGACACATTCTTGCATCAGAAGCACCAACTTGAGACCactgatgaagatgatgatgatactAACCAGTCTGTGTCATCCATAGAGGATGACTTTGTCACTGCTTTTGAGCActtagaagaggaagagacttCAAAGCCGTATAATGATG GAATGAACATTACTGCGCTAAGGAACCAGTGTGATGCTGCTTCCCAAACAGTTACTGGTCATCATTTAGAAACCCATGATTTAAAGATTCTCATTAGCTCTGGACAGCAGAAGTCATTGGCTAAACCCTCAACTTCCTCAGTGAATGTCCTGGGACCTAAAGAACTACCTTCTGTGAAAACTTCAGTCACAACATCCATTTCAGAGCCTTGGACCCAAAGGAGTTTCTATAGGTCATCTAATGCTTCAGATAAAGATAGtgatttacagaaaacattttgttCGTCTTCTCCTGCCTACTCATCTGAATCAGAATGTTCAAGTCCAAGTCCTGTTATTTTCTTGGATGAAGAGGGATATCAAAAAAGCTTAAAAGCAAAACTTGAGCTGCCTAAAATTCCTGTGATGAAAGATGATATAGAGGATTCAGACTCAGAAGTAAGTGAATTTTTTGATAGTTTTGATCAGTTTGATGAACTAGAACAAACTTTAGAGACTTACCTGTTTAATAAAGATCCTGTCATAGGGAAGTCATCACAGAAGAAAGGGCACAAACATGGAAAATCATGTATGAATCCTCAAAAATTCAAGTTTGATCATCCAGCTCTCCCAGCTAATGTTAGAAAGCCAACTCCTCGTAAACCGGAATCTCCATATGGTAACCTGTGTGATGCTCCGGATTCTCCTCGCCCAGTGAAGGCCTCGGGGGAAGATAGTGGTTTATTTAGTCCTATTCGATCCTCTGCTTTTAGTCCTCTTGGAGGCTGTACTCCAGCTGAATGTTTTTGCCAAACAGATATTGGTGGAGATAGGATTCACGAAAATCTTGATTCTATTTATTACACCTATGAAGATTATGCAAATAACGTATCATGTGAAGTACTAGGCTCAGTTCTTCGTACTCAGCACACTAATGCCCTATCAAATATTATCAGTATTaaacatggagaaaataaaactgtaactTTTAAGCATGGAAACCTTgatcaaaaaaataaatctaaaaataaatccTTAATGATTAAAGATAGCATTCAAAAATTTGCAGCAGATCTTGTGGAAAAAAGTTTTGGCAGTGCGTTTAAAGACTTACAGAAAGGAGTCTCTTCATGTACCAATGCGTTGTGCCACTTAGCCATCAAATTGACATCATCTGTTTTTCAGATGGCATTTAATGAGCTGAGAAGGCAGCGTGCATTTTCACTAAAAGAACGTGCCATTAGtggcctggctaactttttggtGAGTGAAGCTTTATCAAATGCCTTAAAAGATTTACAGTATGTAAAGAAGCAGATATTCACAAACACAGTTGCTAGATTTGCTGCAGATCTTGCTGAAGAGCTTGTTTTTGAAGGCATCATGGAAGTGTGTCAGTTTTCGTATCCTCAAACGCCTGCATCTCCACGGTGTGGGTCATTTCACTTTGAGGACGAAGTAGTGAAGTCATATGCAAAAGATTTGTCTGAATCTGTAATACAGGAAGCGTTCATTGAGCTATCACAAGTTGATGTGACCTTTACAACAAAGGCAGCAGTTAGTGTCTCTACGGATAATATCAAGTATGTGAGTGCAGAAAGTGTAGTGCCATCAACACAGGCTGTCACGTTTTCCCCTTCTTTTCACAATCAAGCAATTATGGTGACAAAACCAGTGCAGGAATATAAAAAGGAATACACAGTGCAGCAGGCCTTGTTTTGTACTTCTGGAATTGTTACTTCTATACCAGTGCCCTTGGCAGGAAGTGCCCTTCTCCCATATCATATTTCATCTACTGCATGTCAGGCAAAGGCTCATCTGTCATCTGATGATAGTAATTCAAGTGGTGATTCTACCCAAGTGCATATTGCcacaaaaaacagagaagaaaaagcagcttgtctcagaaatatttgtttaCCTTCAGAACACAATCCAGGTAACGAGAATGATTTTAAACCAACTAATGATCTTGAAATGCAGAGTTCCTCAAAATTACCAAGTGATCCTGCAATTATTAGCAACTTTTCTGCAGCAATGGTGCATACGATAGTAAATGAAACTTTAGAGTCAATGACATCATTGGAAGTTACAAAAATGGTTGATgaatgtacagattatttaactAAATCAATAAAGGGGAAAACCCCTCCCTTTTCCCACTGTGGTCAGGCAGTGCTGCAATGCAGTGAAGCTAGTAGCAATAAGGACATGTTTGCTGACCAGTTACCTAAATCTATTATTAAACATTCCATAGATAAGAGCAAATCAATGATCCCAAATATAGATAAAAATGCAGTATACAAGGAAAGCTTGCCTGTTTCTGGAGAAGAATCACAGTTGACACCAGAAAAGTCTCCCAAATTTCCTGGCTCTCACTGCTCACTTTCAGCTGGAAAGGATTGTGTTCCAGAATGTAAAGTTTCTATGGTTCATGGATCCTCCCTAGAGACACTACCATCTTGTCCAGCTGTGACAGGTCAGAAATCTGACTTGAAGGAACCTGCTAAGGATCAACCACTGAAAAAGCATAACTTGAATAATACATCACTTGAGTCTTTGTCTTTTGGACAGGAAAACCCCTTTCCTCATTCACATACTTTCTCATCTACAGCACTTACCTGTGTAGATGGTTTGCACGTGGAAGATAAACAGAAAGTCAGAGACGGAAATGTAATACCTGATACTCCTCCATCAACTCCTCTAGTACCATCCCAGGCTAGTTCTGAATGGGATATcaagaaattaacaaaaaagcTCAAAGGAGAATTAGCCAAAGAGTTTGCACCTGCTACACCACCTTCTACTCCACACAACTCATCTGTTGGTAGTTTGTCTGAGAATGAACAAAATAGTATAGAAAAAGAAGAGTTCATGTTGAAACTCATGCGATCTCTTTCTGAAGAAGTTGAGAGTAGTGAAAATGGAGAGCTCCCTGAAGTGGATGTGAAGTCAGAGCACTCAGGGAAGAAGGTTCAGTTTGCAGAAGCATTAGCTACACACATCCTTTCTCTTGCAACTGAAATGGCAGCTTCCcatttagataataaaataattcaagaacCCAAGGTTAAAAGCCCTTGCTTAAATGTGCAAAGTCAAAGAAGTGTGTCACCTACTTTCTTAAACCCCTCAgatgaaaatttgaaaacattgtgcAGTTTTGCAGGTGATCTGGCAGCAGAAGTCATTACAGAAGCTGAGAAAATAGCAAAAGTTCGAAGTTGTATGCTTTTCAAGCAAAAGAAGAACAGATGTTATGCTGATGGTGATCAAGATTATAAAGTAGAAGAGAAGTTGGATATAGAGGCTGTAGCGCACCCAAGAGAAGTGGATCCGTTTATTCTTTCATTACCACCAAGTTCTTGTATGTCAGGTCTGACGTATAAGTATCCCAGCTGTGAAAGTGTGACAGACGAATATGCAGGTCACATTATTCAGATACTAAAACAAGAAGGTGGTAATATTGAGTTGATAATGGATCAGTATGCCAATAGACTTGCCTACCGATCTGTTAAATCAGGATTACAGGAAGCAGCTAAGACAACCAAAGTGCAGTGCAATTCAAGAATGTTCCCTGTGCCAAGTTCACAAGTGAAAACAAACGAACtgttaatgttttcaaataaagaGCACCACCAAGAAGcagacaaaaaaagacaaagtaaaagaaatgaagattacTTTTGTAAAAATCAAACTTGCGAAAGGACCCTGGATCCATGTAGAAATGAGTGCTCTGAACTGTATAGTTTTTCAGCCTCTTTCGTTCACAGCATAACAAAAGATGCTAAAGAAGAGCTGACAGCCTCTCTAGTTGGCCTACCAAAATCCTCAACAGATTCTTGCTTGTTCGAAAAATCCGGATGTGAAGGAGATAAAGAGTGTCATGTTAAACCAGAATTGCCTAAGTCTCTTCAGCCTTCCTCGCAAAGTCACAGATTTTACCACAGCACTGGCAGTTTAAATGGATATGGTTGTGGAGACAATATTGTTCAAGCTGTAGAAGAGTATGCCAAAAAAGTAGTGGATGACACTCTAGAGCTAACTCTAGGATCTACAGTGTTACGAGTGTCTGAGACCACAAAATCAGCAGACAGGGTCACTTATGCAGAAAAGTTGTCACCTCTTACAGGTCAAGCTTGCAGATATTGTGACCTTAAAGAACTCCACAATTGCACTGGAAATTCATCTCAGAACTTTTTCAGACAGGGTTCTCTCGCCAGTAGTAAGCTAGCTTCTAATCCAAAATTTAGCAGCCACTATCAGAAATCTAGGATTTTTCATCTCAATGTCCCTCAGATTCATGTTAATCTTGATAAGAAGGCAGTGCTTGCTGAGAAGATAGTTGCTGAAGCCATTGAAAAAGCTGAGCAAGAGGTGAGCAGTGTCAGCCTGGCAGCCGACAGTGGGATCGGACAGGAGGGTGCCAGCTTTGCTGAAAGCCTTGCCACAGAAATCATGACAGCAGCTGTCACAAATGTTGGGCATGTTGTTAACAG ttcaaaagaaatagaagactttCAGTCAGCCGAGTCTGTCGGTAGCCAGCAGATGAACCTCAGTATTGGTGATGACAGCACTGGTAGCTGGTCTAACTTAAGTTTTGAAGATGAACACCAAGATGAAAGCAGCAGTTTTCATCATCTCAGTGAAAG TAATGGTAACAGCAGTAGCTGGAGCAGTCTTGGTTTAGAAGGAGATTTGTATGAGGACAATTTATCCTTTCCAACATCAGACAG TGATGGACCAGATGATAAAGATGAAGAGCATGAGGATGAAGTAGAAG
- the AKAP11 gene encoding A-kinase anchor protein 11 isoform X2 — MATFRNNHMKTKASIRKSFSEDVFQSVKSLLQSEKELCSVTAEDCLQQDEHASLTEVTFLGFNEETDATHVQDLAAVSLELPDLLNSLHFCSLNENEIICMKNINKPSDISSDPLNQSHPSGMLCVMRVSPTSPKLRIDFIFSLLSKYATGIRYTLDTFLHQKHQLETTDEDDDDTNQSVSSIEDDFVTAFEHLEEEETSKPYNDGMNITALRNQCDAASQTVTGHHLETHDLKILISSGQQKSLAKPSTSSVNVLGPKELPSVKTSVTTSISEPWTQRSFYRSSNASDKDSDLQKTFCSSSPAYSSESECSSPSPVIFLDEEGYQKSLKAKLELPKIPVMKDDIEDSDSEVSEFFDSFDQFDELEQTLETYLFNKDPVIGKSSQKKGHKHGKSCMNPQKFKFDHPALPANVRKPTPRKPESPYGNLCDAPDSPRPVKASGEDSGLFSPIRSSAFSPLGGCTPAECFCQTDIGGDRIHENLDSIYYTYEDYANNVSCEVLGSVLRTQHTNALSNIISIKHGENKTVTFKHGNLDQKNKSKNKSLMIKDSIQKFAADLVEKSFGSAFKDLQKGVSSCTNALCHLAIKLTSSVFQMAFNELRRQRAFSLKERAISGLANFLVSEALSNALKDLQYVKKQIFTNTVARFAADLAEELVFEGIMEVCQFSYPQTPASPRCGSFHFEDEVVKSYAKDLSESVIQEAFIELSQVDVTFTTKAAVSVSTDNIKYVSAESVVPSTQAVTFSPSFHNQAIMVTKPVQEYKKEYTVQQALFCTSGIVTSIPVPLAGSALLPYHISSTACQAKAHLSSDDSNSSGDSTQVHIATKNREEKAACLRNICLPSEHNPGNENDFKPTNDLEMQSSSKLPSDPAIISNFSAAMVHTIVNETLESMTSLEVTKMVDECTDYLTKSIKGKTPPFSHCGQAVLQCSEASSNKDMFADQLPKSIIKHSIDKSKSMIPNIDKNAVYKESLPVSGEESQLTPEKSPKFPGSHCSLSAGKDCVPECKVSMVHGSSLETLPSCPAVTGQKSDLKEPAKDQPLKKHNLNNTSLESLSFGQENPFPHSHTFSSTALTCVDGLHVEDKQKVRDGNVIPDTPPSTPLVPSQASSEWDIKKLTKKLKGELAKEFAPATPPSTPHNSSVGSLSENEQNSIEKEEFMLKLMRSLSEEVESSENGELPEVDVKSEHSGKKVQFAEALATHILSLATEMAASHLDNKIIQEPKVKSPCLNVQSQRSVSPTFLNPSDENLKTLCSFAGDLAAEVITEAEKIAKVRSCMLFKQKKNRCYADGDQDYKVEEKLDIEAVAHPREVDPFILSLPPSSCMSGLTYKYPSCESVTDEYAGHIIQILKQEGGNIELIMDQYANRLAYRSVKSGLQEAAKTTKVQCNSRMFPVPSSQVKTNELLMFSNKEHHQEADKKRQSKRNEDYFCKNQTCERTLDPCRNECSELYSFSASFVHSITKDAKEELTASLVGLPKSSTDSCLFEKSGCEGDKECHVKPELPKSLQPSSQSHRFYHSTGSLNGYGCGDNIVQAVEEYAKKVVDDTLELTLGSTVLRVSETTKSADRVTYAEKLSPLTGQACRYCDLKELHNCTGNSSQNFFRQGSLASSKLASNPKFSSHYQKSRIFHLNVPQIHVNLDKKAVLAEKIVAEAIEKAEQEVSSVSLAADSGIGQEGASFAESLATEIMTAAVTNVGHVVNSSKEIEDFQSAESVGSQQMNLSIGDDSTGSWSNLSFEDEHQDESSSFHHLSESDGPDDKDEEHEDEVEGLGQDGKTLLITNIDMEPCTVDPQLRIILQWLIASEAEVTELYFHDSANKEFMLLSKQLQEKGWKVGDLLQAVLQYYEVMEKASSEERCKSLFDWLLENA; from the exons ATGGCGACTTTCAGAAACAATCACATGAAGACTAAAGCATCTATCAGAAAA AGCTTCAGTGAAGATGTGTTCCAGTCTGTAAAGTCTTTATTGCAGAGTGAGAAGGAACTATGCAGTGTAACAGCAGAGGACTGTTTACAGCAGGATGAACATGCCAGTTTAACTGAG GTCACATTTCTGGGTTTTAATGAAGAGACAGATGCCACTCATGTACAG gaTTTAGCTGCAGTTTCTTTGGAACTTCCAGATCTTCTGAATTCACTCCACTTCTGCAgtctaaatgaaaatgaaattatttgtatGAAGAATATAAATAAACCATCAGATATAAGCAGTGATCCTCTAAATCAG AGTCATCCTTCTGGAATGCTTTGTGTCATGAGAGTGTCACCTACATCACCAAAACTTAGGATTGATTTTATCTTTAGTCTCCTAAGTAAATATGCTACTGGTATAAGGTACACCTTGGACACATTCTTGCATCAGAAGCACCAACTTGAGACCactgatgaagatgatgatgatactAACCAGTCTGTGTCATCCATAGAGGATGACTTTGTCACTGCTTTTGAGCActtagaagaggaagagacttCAAAGCCGTATAATGATG GAATGAACATTACTGCGCTAAGGAACCAGTGTGATGCTGCTTCCCAAACAGTTACTGGTCATCATTTAGAAACCCATGATTTAAAGATTCTCATTAGCTCTGGACAGCAGAAGTCATTGGCTAAACCCTCAACTTCCTCAGTGAATGTCCTGGGACCTAAAGAACTACCTTCTGTGAAAACTTCAGTCACAACATCCATTTCAGAGCCTTGGACCCAAAGGAGTTTCTATAGGTCATCTAATGCTTCAGATAAAGATAGtgatttacagaaaacattttgttCGTCTTCTCCTGCCTACTCATCTGAATCAGAATGTTCAAGTCCAAGTCCTGTTATTTTCTTGGATGAAGAGGGATATCAAAAAAGCTTAAAAGCAAAACTTGAGCTGCCTAAAATTCCTGTGATGAAAGATGATATAGAGGATTCAGACTCAGAAGTAAGTGAATTTTTTGATAGTTTTGATCAGTTTGATGAACTAGAACAAACTTTAGAGACTTACCTGTTTAATAAAGATCCTGTCATAGGGAAGTCATCACAGAAGAAAGGGCACAAACATGGAAAATCATGTATGAATCCTCAAAAATTCAAGTTTGATCATCCAGCTCTCCCAGCTAATGTTAGAAAGCCAACTCCTCGTAAACCGGAATCTCCATATGGTAACCTGTGTGATGCTCCGGATTCTCCTCGCCCAGTGAAGGCCTCGGGGGAAGATAGTGGTTTATTTAGTCCTATTCGATCCTCTGCTTTTAGTCCTCTTGGAGGCTGTACTCCAGCTGAATGTTTTTGCCAAACAGATATTGGTGGAGATAGGATTCACGAAAATCTTGATTCTATTTATTACACCTATGAAGATTATGCAAATAACGTATCATGTGAAGTACTAGGCTCAGTTCTTCGTACTCAGCACACTAATGCCCTATCAAATATTATCAGTATTaaacatggagaaaataaaactgtaactTTTAAGCATGGAAACCTTgatcaaaaaaataaatctaaaaataaatccTTAATGATTAAAGATAGCATTCAAAAATTTGCAGCAGATCTTGTGGAAAAAAGTTTTGGCAGTGCGTTTAAAGACTTACAGAAAGGAGTCTCTTCATGTACCAATGCGTTGTGCCACTTAGCCATCAAATTGACATCATCTGTTTTTCAGATGGCATTTAATGAGCTGAGAAGGCAGCGTGCATTTTCACTAAAAGAACGTGCCATTAGtggcctggctaactttttggtGAGTGAAGCTTTATCAAATGCCTTAAAAGATTTACAGTATGTAAAGAAGCAGATATTCACAAACACAGTTGCTAGATTTGCTGCAGATCTTGCTGAAGAGCTTGTTTTTGAAGGCATCATGGAAGTGTGTCAGTTTTCGTATCCTCAAACGCCTGCATCTCCACGGTGTGGGTCATTTCACTTTGAGGACGAAGTAGTGAAGTCATATGCAAAAGATTTGTCTGAATCTGTAATACAGGAAGCGTTCATTGAGCTATCACAAGTTGATGTGACCTTTACAACAAAGGCAGCAGTTAGTGTCTCTACGGATAATATCAAGTATGTGAGTGCAGAAAGTGTAGTGCCATCAACACAGGCTGTCACGTTTTCCCCTTCTTTTCACAATCAAGCAATTATGGTGACAAAACCAGTGCAGGAATATAAAAAGGAATACACAGTGCAGCAGGCCTTGTTTTGTACTTCTGGAATTGTTACTTCTATACCAGTGCCCTTGGCAGGAAGTGCCCTTCTCCCATATCATATTTCATCTACTGCATGTCAGGCAAAGGCTCATCTGTCATCTGATGATAGTAATTCAAGTGGTGATTCTACCCAAGTGCATATTGCcacaaaaaacagagaagaaaaagcagcttgtctcagaaatatttgtttaCCTTCAGAACACAATCCAGGTAACGAGAATGATTTTAAACCAACTAATGATCTTGAAATGCAGAGTTCCTCAAAATTACCAAGTGATCCTGCAATTATTAGCAACTTTTCTGCAGCAATGGTGCATACGATAGTAAATGAAACTTTAGAGTCAATGACATCATTGGAAGTTACAAAAATGGTTGATgaatgtacagattatttaactAAATCAATAAAGGGGAAAACCCCTCCCTTTTCCCACTGTGGTCAGGCAGTGCTGCAATGCAGTGAAGCTAGTAGCAATAAGGACATGTTTGCTGACCAGTTACCTAAATCTATTATTAAACATTCCATAGATAAGAGCAAATCAATGATCCCAAATATAGATAAAAATGCAGTATACAAGGAAAGCTTGCCTGTTTCTGGAGAAGAATCACAGTTGACACCAGAAAAGTCTCCCAAATTTCCTGGCTCTCACTGCTCACTTTCAGCTGGAAAGGATTGTGTTCCAGAATGTAAAGTTTCTATGGTTCATGGATCCTCCCTAGAGACACTACCATCTTGTCCAGCTGTGACAGGTCAGAAATCTGACTTGAAGGAACCTGCTAAGGATCAACCACTGAAAAAGCATAACTTGAATAATACATCACTTGAGTCTTTGTCTTTTGGACAGGAAAACCCCTTTCCTCATTCACATACTTTCTCATCTACAGCACTTACCTGTGTAGATGGTTTGCACGTGGAAGATAAACAGAAAGTCAGAGACGGAAATGTAATACCTGATACTCCTCCATCAACTCCTCTAGTACCATCCCAGGCTAGTTCTGAATGGGATATcaagaaattaacaaaaaagcTCAAAGGAGAATTAGCCAAAGAGTTTGCACCTGCTACACCACCTTCTACTCCACACAACTCATCTGTTGGTAGTTTGTCTGAGAATGAACAAAATAGTATAGAAAAAGAAGAGTTCATGTTGAAACTCATGCGATCTCTTTCTGAAGAAGTTGAGAGTAGTGAAAATGGAGAGCTCCCTGAAGTGGATGTGAAGTCAGAGCACTCAGGGAAGAAGGTTCAGTTTGCAGAAGCATTAGCTACACACATCCTTTCTCTTGCAACTGAAATGGCAGCTTCCcatttagataataaaataattcaagaacCCAAGGTTAAAAGCCCTTGCTTAAATGTGCAAAGTCAAAGAAGTGTGTCACCTACTTTCTTAAACCCCTCAgatgaaaatttgaaaacattgtgcAGTTTTGCAGGTGATCTGGCAGCAGAAGTCATTACAGAAGCTGAGAAAATAGCAAAAGTTCGAAGTTGTATGCTTTTCAAGCAAAAGAAGAACAGATGTTATGCTGATGGTGATCAAGATTATAAAGTAGAAGAGAAGTTGGATATAGAGGCTGTAGCGCACCCAAGAGAAGTGGATCCGTTTATTCTTTCATTACCACCAAGTTCTTGTATGTCAGGTCTGACGTATAAGTATCCCAGCTGTGAAAGTGTGACAGACGAATATGCAGGTCACATTATTCAGATACTAAAACAAGAAGGTGGTAATATTGAGTTGATAATGGATCAGTATGCCAATAGACTTGCCTACCGATCTGTTAAATCAGGATTACAGGAAGCAGCTAAGACAACCAAAGTGCAGTGCAATTCAAGAATGTTCCCTGTGCCAAGTTCACAAGTGAAAACAAACGAACtgttaatgttttcaaataaagaGCACCACCAAGAAGcagacaaaaaaagacaaagtaaaagaaatgaagattacTTTTGTAAAAATCAAACTTGCGAAAGGACCCTGGATCCATGTAGAAATGAGTGCTCTGAACTGTATAGTTTTTCAGCCTCTTTCGTTCACAGCATAACAAAAGATGCTAAAGAAGAGCTGACAGCCTCTCTAGTTGGCCTACCAAAATCCTCAACAGATTCTTGCTTGTTCGAAAAATCCGGATGTGAAGGAGATAAAGAGTGTCATGTTAAACCAGAATTGCCTAAGTCTCTTCAGCCTTCCTCGCAAAGTCACAGATTTTACCACAGCACTGGCAGTTTAAATGGATATGGTTGTGGAGACAATATTGTTCAAGCTGTAGAAGAGTATGCCAAAAAAGTAGTGGATGACACTCTAGAGCTAACTCTAGGATCTACAGTGTTACGAGTGTCTGAGACCACAAAATCAGCAGACAGGGTCACTTATGCAGAAAAGTTGTCACCTCTTACAGGTCAAGCTTGCAGATATTGTGACCTTAAAGAACTCCACAATTGCACTGGAAATTCATCTCAGAACTTTTTCAGACAGGGTTCTCTCGCCAGTAGTAAGCTAGCTTCTAATCCAAAATTTAGCAGCCACTATCAGAAATCTAGGATTTTTCATCTCAATGTCCCTCAGATTCATGTTAATCTTGATAAGAAGGCAGTGCTTGCTGAGAAGATAGTTGCTGAAGCCATTGAAAAAGCTGAGCAAGAGGTGAGCAGTGTCAGCCTGGCAGCCGACAGTGGGATCGGACAGGAGGGTGCCAGCTTTGCTGAAAGCCTTGCCACAGAAATCATGACAGCAGCTGTCACAAATGTTGGGCATGTTGTTAACAG ttcaaaagaaatagaagactttCAGTCAGCCGAGTCTGTCGGTAGCCAGCAGATGAACCTCAGTATTGGTGATGACAGCACTGGTAGCTGGTCTAACTTAAGTTTTGAAGATGAACACCAAGATGAAAGCAGCAGTTTTCATCATCTCAGTGAAAG TGATGGACCAGATGATAAAGATGAAGAGCATGAGGATGAAGTAGAAG